A single genomic interval of Brevundimonas diminuta harbors:
- a CDS encoding SDR family oxidoreductase, which translates to MDDRTHARAEDIADQERAIQRDIDARDKASGDDKPSGAMQAGARPYPAPPFPKQHQTKPGDEAALDPAPLFDAPFWKGSGKLDGLAALITGADSGIGRSVAVLFAREGCDVVICHLDEDADAETTKAAVEAEGRRAVVLKGDVSDPAFAERAVKATLDAFGRLDVLVPNAAFQEHVPAFEDLTYEHFDRTLKTNLYGYFNMTKAAVPHMKAGGAIVMTGSVTGLMGNKDLLDYSLTKGGIHAYARSLGTHLAPRGIRVNVVAPGPVWTPLNPADKDAEATSKFGADTVMKRPAQPEEIAPAYVFLASPQMSSFITGEILPIIGGYAGG; encoded by the coding sequence ATGGACGACCGGACCCACGCGCGCGCCGAAGACATCGCCGATCAGGAACGCGCCATCCAGCGCGACATCGACGCCAGGGACAAGGCGTCCGGCGACGACAAACCGTCCGGCGCGATGCAGGCCGGCGCCCGCCCCTATCCCGCACCGCCCTTCCCGAAACAACACCAGACCAAGCCGGGCGACGAGGCCGCGCTGGATCCCGCGCCCCTCTTTGATGCGCCCTTCTGGAAGGGGTCGGGCAAGCTGGACGGGCTCGCCGCCCTGATCACCGGCGCGGATTCCGGCATCGGCCGCTCGGTCGCCGTCCTGTTCGCGCGCGAGGGCTGCGATGTCGTCATCTGCCATCTGGACGAGGACGCCGACGCCGAAACCACCAAGGCCGCCGTCGAGGCCGAGGGTCGCCGCGCCGTGGTGCTAAAGGGCGACGTCTCCGATCCCGCCTTCGCCGAGAGGGCGGTCAAGGCCACGCTCGACGCCTTCGGCCGCCTGGACGTCCTGGTGCCCAACGCCGCCTTCCAGGAACACGTCCCCGCCTTCGAGGACCTGACCTACGAGCATTTCGACCGCACGCTGAAGACCAACCTCTACGGCTATTTCAACATGACCAAGGCGGCGGTCCCGCACATGAAGGCCGGCGGCGCCATCGTCATGACCGGCTCGGTCACCGGTCTGATGGGCAATAAGGATCTGCTCGACTATTCGCTGACCAAGGGCGGCATCCACGCCTATGCCCGTTCGCTGGGTACGCATCTGGCGCCGCGCGGCATCCGCGTGAACGTCGTCGCGCCCGGCCCGGTCTGGACCCCGTTGAACCCCGCCGACAAGGATGCTGAAGCGACCTCGAAGTTCGGCGCCGACACGGTGATGAAACGCCCGGCCCAACCCGAAGAGATCGCGCCCGCCTACGTCTTTCTGGCCTCGCCCCAGATGTCCAGCTTCATCACCGGCGAGATCCTGCCGATCATCGGCGGCTACGCCGGCGGTTGA
- the folB gene encoding dihydroneopterin aldolase codes for MVSSPLATPAPADDRLRFERLSVFVRGLEVEAGIGVYDHEQGRLQRLVIDVTLELEPRPIERLGDTINYETVADAARAIAAEGHVGLVETFAERLARACLEDGRVQRATVRIEKPGALAAVAAPGCEIVLGR; via the coding sequence GTGGTTTCCTCTCCTCTGGCGACGCCGGCTCCGGCGGACGATCGGCTGCGTTTCGAGCGGCTGAGCGTGTTCGTGCGCGGGCTGGAGGTTGAGGCCGGGATTGGGGTGTATGACCACGAGCAGGGGCGGCTGCAACGGCTGGTGATCGATGTGACGCTGGAGCTGGAGCCGCGTCCGATCGAACGGCTGGGCGATACCATCAACTATGAGACCGTGGCGGACGCCGCGCGCGCCATCGCCGCCGAGGGGCATGTGGGGCTGGTCGAGACCTTCGCCGAACGGCTGGCGCGGGCGTGCCTGGAGGACGGCCGCGTGCAGCGGGCCACGGTGCGGATCGAAAAGCCCGGCGCCCTGGCGGCGGTCGCGGCGCCGGGCTGCGAGATCGTGCTGGGGCGGTAA
- a CDS encoding NUDIX domain-containing protein, which produces MTWRIHVEPFTRPLFFAWSRLTRGKTLGVRTVAVDAQGRVLMVRHTYLKGWWLPGGGVDRGETTHAAVVRELREEAGLVARGAPRLISIHSNERFFPGDHVAVFRIDAFDLSQRTSHGEIAEIGWFSPSALPDDVNRGCRARLAELFDGAPVDPDW; this is translated from the coding sequence ATGACCTGGCGCATCCACGTCGAACCCTTCACCCGTCCGCTCTTCTTCGCCTGGTCGCGTCTGACGCGGGGCAAGACGCTGGGCGTGCGGACGGTGGCGGTGGATGCGCAGGGGCGGGTGCTGATGGTGCGGCACACCTATCTCAAGGGCTGGTGGCTGCCGGGCGGCGGGGTGGACCGGGGCGAGACGACCCACGCCGCCGTGGTGCGCGAACTGCGCGAAGAGGCAGGGCTGGTCGCGCGCGGGGCGCCGCGCCTGATCTCGATCCATTCCAACGAACGATTCTTTCCCGGCGATCACGTCGCCGTCTTCCGCATCGACGCCTTCGATCTGAGCCAGCGCACCAGCCACGGCGAAATCGCCGAGATCGGCTGGTTCTCGCCTTCCGCCCTGCCAGACGACGTGAACCGGGGCTGTCGCGCGCGTCTGGCCGAACTCTTCGACGGCGCCCCGGTCGATCCGGACTGGTGA
- the mdoH gene encoding glucans biosynthesis glucosyltransferase MdoH codes for MNKLAIRPVEQAEIETTIHGAQTPSWSWLPDEAPLAMPVQSLSAPDAVADVTPATSPRTVATRRLALLAGTIVLTGLSAITPFYLYARKGWDGTEILAFGLFMVLITAISCWFVSGLMGLFVMLRGKDQADLAFSPHPPMPRTRTALLMPLYNEDARSSFARLSQIDSCLARLGASSAFDIFVLSDSTKEDAAAAERSVFQAFRMAANSKAFYRRRTDNAERKAGNLAEWVRRFGGAYENMIVLDADSTMAGETLLRMVDAMERNPGVGLIQTAPVIIKARTIFARVSQYSVRLYGRVAAAGLAYWTGSESSYWGHNAIIRTRAFAACCGLPHLKGRKPFGGHIMSHDVVEAALMRRAGWAVHVTASLDGSWEETPPSITDFIRRDHRWFQGNLQHLGLITAKGLSPMSRLQLLMGCMAYLSSPLWLASLMVGLFIQMFYPVDWTSFFYILNPQFTPFMLASFLSGVLLIGPKFMGAALVLSRPAELRAFGGRRAIAKGMAAEIALSAILAPILMVANTKAFIQIVSGHDTGWSTQQREADGLAWSDALRAMRWQMIAGVGFLVPLAVRPDLATWFAPIVLPLLLAAPITVWTSRVRSGDKLAATGYLVTPAQDGVSVSPAVLHTPRSPLRAVAGGVLAPVAAPAMVPARAPER; via the coding sequence ATGAACAAGCTGGCGATCCGGCCTGTCGAACAGGCTGAAATCGAGACGACGATCCACGGCGCGCAAACGCCCAGCTGGTCGTGGCTGCCCGACGAGGCGCCGCTGGCCATGCCGGTCCAGTCCCTGTCCGCGCCCGACGCCGTCGCCGACGTGACGCCCGCGACCTCGCCGCGCACCGTCGCGACGCGTCGCCTGGCCCTGCTGGCCGGCACCATCGTCCTGACCGGCCTGTCGGCCATCACCCCCTTCTACCTCTATGCCCGCAAGGGTTGGGACGGCACCGAGATCCTGGCCTTCGGCCTGTTCATGGTCCTGATCACCGCCATCTCCTGCTGGTTCGTCAGCGGCCTGATGGGGCTGTTCGTCATGCTGCGCGGCAAGGATCAGGCGGACCTCGCCTTCTCGCCGCATCCGCCGATGCCGCGCACCCGCACCGCCCTGCTGATGCCGCTGTACAACGAGGACGCCCGTTCGTCCTTCGCGCGCCTGTCCCAGATCGATTCCTGCCTGGCGCGTCTGGGCGCCTCGTCGGCCTTCGACATCTTCGTGCTGAGCGACTCGACCAAGGAAGACGCCGCCGCCGCAGAGCGTTCGGTGTTCCAGGCGTTCCGCATGGCCGCCAACTCCAAGGCCTTCTATCGTCGCCGCACCGACAACGCCGAGCGCAAGGCCGGCAACCTGGCCGAATGGGTCCGTCGTTTCGGCGGCGCCTATGAGAACATGATCGTCCTGGACGCCGACAGCACCATGGCCGGCGAGACCCTGCTGCGCATGGTCGATGCCATGGAACGCAATCCCGGCGTCGGCCTGATCCAGACCGCCCCGGTCATCATCAAGGCCCGCACCATCTTCGCGCGCGTGTCGCAGTATTCGGTGCGCCTGTACGGCCGCGTCGCCGCAGCGGGTCTCGCTTACTGGACCGGTTCGGAATCTAGCTACTGGGGCCACAACGCCATCATCCGCACGCGCGCCTTCGCCGCCTGCTGCGGCCTGCCGCACCTGAAGGGCAGGAAGCCCTTCGGCGGTCACATCATGAGCCATGACGTCGTCGAGGCCGCCCTGATGCGCCGCGCCGGCTGGGCCGTCCACGTCACCGCCTCGCTGGACGGATCGTGGGAAGAGACCCCGCCGTCGATCACCGATTTCATCCGTCGCGACCACCGCTGGTTCCAGGGCAACCTGCAGCACCTGGGCCTGATCACGGCCAAGGGCCTGTCGCCGATGAGCCGCCTTCAGCTGCTGATGGGCTGCATGGCCTATCTGTCGTCGCCCCTGTGGCTGGCGTCGCTGATGGTCGGCCTGTTCATCCAGATGTTCTATCCGGTCGACTGGACCAGCTTCTTCTACATCCTGAACCCCCAGTTCACGCCCTTCATGCTGGCGTCCTTCCTGTCCGGCGTACTGCTGATCGGGCCCAAGTTCATGGGCGCCGCCCTGGTCCTCAGCCGTCCGGCCGAGCTGCGCGCCTTCGGCGGCCGTCGCGCCATCGCCAAGGGCATGGCGGCCGAGATCGCCCTGTCGGCCATCCTGGCCCCCATCCTGATGGTCGCCAACACCAAGGCCTTCATCCAGATCGTCTCGGGCCACGACACCGGCTGGTCGACGCAGCAGCGCGAGGCCGACGGCCTGGCCTGGTCGGACGCCTTACGCGCCATGCGCTGGCAGATGATCGCCGGCGTGGGCTTCCTGGTCCCGCTCGCCGTCCGTCCCGACCTGGCCACCTGGTTCGCCCCGATCGTCCTGCCGCTGCTGCTGGCGGCTCCTATCACCGTCTGGACCTCGCGCGTTCGCTCGGGCGACAAGCTGGCGGCCACGGGCTATCTGGTCACCCCGGCTCAGGACGGCGTCAGCGTCTCGCCGGCCGTCCTGCACACGCCGCGCTCGCCGCTGCGTGCGGTCGCCGGCGGCGTCCTGGCCCCTGTCGCTGCGCCTGCGATGGTCCCGGCCCGCGCGCCCGAGCGCTAA
- a CDS encoding nucleotide-binding protein: MASFARDVFINCPFDSAYQTMFRAMVFAITRSGFRARCALEVDDASQNRWASISDIVDQCRYGVHDISRTDSDGDPPLPRFNMPLELGLFLGAKRFGDELQKRKRCLVMDTERYRYQRFISDLAGQDIHAHGDDPAACIEAVASWLRDQSRSKTVPGGRAMARDFEQFEAQLPALCQGLQLEVDEMTFGDLTTLMSEYIAAAL; encoded by the coding sequence GTGGCGTCTTTCGCTCGGGACGTCTTCATCAACTGCCCGTTCGATTCTGCTTATCAGACAATGTTCCGGGCGATGGTGTTCGCCATCACGCGGTCCGGTTTTCGCGCCCGATGTGCACTGGAGGTCGATGACGCCAGCCAGAATCGATGGGCCTCAATTTCCGATATCGTAGATCAGTGTCGATACGGGGTTCATGACATCTCGCGCACGGACTCTGACGGCGACCCGCCCCTTCCGCGATTCAACATGCCGTTGGAACTAGGCCTGTTCCTGGGAGCGAAACGGTTCGGCGACGAGTTGCAGAAGCGCAAGCGCTGCCTAGTGATGGATACCGAGCGTTACAGGTATCAGCGGTTCATCTCAGATTTAGCTGGTCAGGACATCCACGCTCACGGCGATGACCCTGCCGCCTGCATAGAAGCGGTCGCCAGCTGGCTGAGGGATCAGAGCCGTTCTAAGACCGTTCCAGGCGGACGGGCCATGGCCCGCGATTTCGAACAGTTTGAGGCGCAGTTGCCGGCTCTCTGCCAAGGACTTCAGTTGGAGGTGGACGAGATGACGTTTGGAGATCTGACGACCCTGATGTCGGAATATATCGCCGCAGCGCTGTAG
- a CDS encoding GNAT family N-acetyltransferase → MGQFKDAEGDNRFEQAFDDDKGAGLVWADYAVKGDARIILHVEAEPSLRGSGAAGRFMQSLADHARQTGLKLFPRCSYAVAWHKRHPDYDDVLA, encoded by the coding sequence ATGGGACAGTTCAAGGACGCCGAAGGCGACAACCGGTTCGAACAGGCCTTCGACGACGACAAGGGCGCGGGCCTGGTCTGGGCCGACTATGCCGTAAAGGGCGATGCCCGCATCATCCTGCACGTCGAGGCTGAGCCGTCGCTGCGCGGATCGGGCGCGGCCGGGCGGTTCATGCAGTCGCTGGCCGATCATGCGCGCCAGACGGGACTGAAGCTGTTTCCCCGTTGCAGCTACGCCGTCGCCTGGCACAAGCGGCATCCGGATTACGACGACGTATTAGCCTGA
- a CDS encoding DMT family transporter has protein sequence MNPSLLAILVVILAGGATALQAPTNARLATAVASPVNAAFISFAVGTTVLGILAAILHTRPDMAATRALPWYAWLGGAYGACFVVAAAWGVPRLGVAMTITLMVGGQLLLSLALDHFGALGVPRQPLNIGRIAGVGLVLAGVLLVRRS, from the coding sequence ATGAACCCGTCCCTGCTCGCCATCCTCGTCGTCATTCTGGCCGGCGGCGCCACCGCGCTTCAGGCCCCGACCAACGCCAGGCTGGCGACCGCGGTGGCCTCGCCGGTCAACGCCGCCTTCATCTCATTCGCGGTCGGGACGACGGTGCTCGGGATATTGGCGGCCATCCTGCACACCCGGCCGGACATGGCCGCGACGCGGGCCCTGCCGTGGTACGCCTGGCTGGGCGGGGCCTACGGCGCCTGTTTCGTAGTCGCGGCCGCCTGGGGCGTGCCGCGCCTGGGGGTGGCCATGACCATCACCTTGATGGTCGGCGGCCAGTTGCTGCTCAGCCTGGCGCTGGATCATTTCGGGGCGTTGGGCGTGCCGCGCCAGCCGTTGAACATCGGCCGCATCGCCGGCGTGGGGCTTGTTCTGGCTGGCGTCCTTCTGGTCCGGCGCTCTTGA
- a CDS encoding alpha/beta hydrolase, which yields MPLSRRLALIGLAVSATLPAQALAQTRSDRRSRRMAPSGPVVAPAHTFTFGPDPLQAYDLYAERGTGPILMFVHGGGWSRGERTNVAALPDYAQRHGFTLASTSYRLAPAVSARESALDVAAAVADLKRRLPGRPIYLLGHSAGAHLAALVGIDPEYLGAVGEKPSDLAGVILLDGAGYDATAARGTGPVDQWLGRTYDQAFGDQAAALSPTLLIRPGVTYPPFLIFHVARRQDSTAQSRGLAEALIRVGGRAEVVAAPDDSHMTIKRDFGVAGDPEGERAARFIRG from the coding sequence ATGCCTCTCTCGCGTCGCCTAGCCCTTATCGGCCTGGCCGTCAGCGCCACCCTCCCCGCCCAAGCCCTCGCCCAGACCCGCAGCGATCGTCGATCGCGTCGCATGGCGCCCTCCGGCCCGGTCGTCGCGCCCGCCCACACCTTCACCTTCGGTCCGGACCCGCTTCAGGCCTACGACCTCTATGCGGAGAGAGGGACGGGACCGATCCTGATGTTCGTCCACGGCGGCGGCTGGTCGCGGGGCGAACGGACCAATGTAGCCGCCTTGCCGGACTATGCTCAGCGGCACGGCTTTACCCTGGCCTCAACCAGCTATCGGCTGGCGCCCGCCGTCAGCGCGCGCGAGTCGGCCCTGGATGTCGCCGCCGCTGTCGCCGATCTGAAGCGCCGCCTGCCCGGACGGCCGATCTATCTGCTGGGCCATTCGGCCGGGGCCCATCTGGCCGCGCTGGTCGGAATCGATCCCGAATACCTCGGCGCAGTTGGGGAGAAACCCTCGGATCTGGCGGGTGTAATCCTGTTGGACGGGGCCGGCTATGACGCCACAGCCGCGCGCGGGACCGGCCCGGTCGATCAGTGGCTAGGCCGAACCTATGATCAGGCCTTCGGGGATCAGGCCGCCGCCTTGTCGCCTACTCTGCTTATCCGCCCCGGCGTGACCTATCCGCCCTTCCTCATCTTCCACGTCGCCCGCCGGCAGGATTCAACAGCGCAGAGCCGCGGCCTGGCTGAGGCCCTGATCCGGGTCGGCGGCCGCGCAGAGGTCGTCGCCGCGCCGGACGACAGCCATATGACCATCAAGCGCGACTTCGGCGTCGCCGGCGATCCAGAAGGAGAACGCGCCGCCCGCTTCATCCGGGGGTAA
- a CDS encoding SDR family oxidoreductase, giving the protein MTEAAARSERGVALVTGGARRIGRAICLKLAQAGFDVAIHHHASGDDARTLADEIAGLGRRACLLQADLTDEARVRALIPAAVEALGPVSVLVNNASVFEDDRIGELTRDSWDLHLDTNLRAPIVLAEAFAAQAVEGAIVNLLDQKVLKPDPRFFSYSLSRNGLWWATQTLAQALAPGIRVNGVGPGPTLPSIHQTPEEFAAEARATLLETPGSPEAVAEAVLWLIDARMVTGQMIAVDGGQHLAWRTPDIQE; this is encoded by the coding sequence TTGACTGAGGCGGCTGCTCGCTCTGAGCGGGGCGTCGCCCTGGTCACGGGCGGGGCGCGGCGGATCGGGCGGGCCATCTGTCTGAAGCTGGCCCAGGCCGGGTTCGACGTGGCGATCCATCATCATGCGTCGGGCGACGACGCCCGGACCCTGGCCGACGAGATCGCGGGCCTGGGGCGGCGCGCATGCCTGTTGCAGGCGGACCTGACGGACGAGGCCAGGGTGCGGGCGCTGATCCCCGCGGCGGTCGAGGCGCTGGGGCCGGTCAGCGTGCTGGTCAACAACGCCTCGGTGTTCGAGGACGACCGGATCGGCGAGCTGACGCGCGACAGCTGGGACCTGCATCTCGACACCAATCTGAGGGCGCCGATCGTGCTGGCCGAGGCGTTCGCGGCGCAAGCCGTCGAGGGGGCCATCGTCAACCTGCTGGACCAGAAGGTGCTGAAGCCGGATCCGCGCTTCTTCTCCTACAGCCTGTCGCGCAACGGCCTGTGGTGGGCGACGCAGACCCTGGCCCAGGCGCTGGCGCCCGGCATTCGGGTCAATGGGGTGGGGCCGGGGCCGACCCTGCCGTCCATCCACCAGACGCCCGAAGAGTTCGCCGCCGAGGCGCGCGCCACCCTGCTGGAAACGCCCGGCAGCCCCGAGGCGGTGGCCGAGGCGGTGCTGTGGCTGATTGACGCCCGGATGGTGACGGGCCAGATGATCGCCGTCGACGGGGGCCAGCATCTGGCCTGGCGCACCCCCGACATCCAGGAGTAG
- a CDS encoding acyltransferase family protein, giving the protein MNPSASPTQRRYDLDWIRVGAFGLLILYHVGLVYGVYDWHIHSAHTFEWMREAILVTNPWRLTLLFLVSGAALRFMTFRRTPRQVARARFERLVPPLIFGALVLVPIQSWIESMDKGGWPGGVAGFVAWLSHEFGWSGLADGVPVNHLWFIVYIAVYSLIAVVLWCQPGLIDRLGNGLEKALTGPRLLVLPILYLFAIRWLLFPWFGLTNTLHNDWYNHALSLVAFLFGFSIVGRESLWRTMERYRWIALALAAVALPIMMVQVWHPGARAFWGVPKAAVYGIDQWAVIVAILGFGYRHLRDRGGPALNYLTQATFPLYLAHQTVLVAAVWIIRPANLPAPVELLSLIAVTFVGSLAIYEVVRRIPAIRPLWGLKPLDGRPWPLDLQALLKPQIRYHRRRRLLGVGVAAPLLALTVVAVAILAYPGFNNATQYLSELGGATAKAPIIFNGGVFVAGVMAGLAGIGFGLAIYALTGARVAAWVIAIVFILAGGGMSASTLWPWPDPRHMIINLALGIQLAPMLLLWGLAKRRDVPRLKLFLVVTFVVMAILTVLTKHLVFPGTVNDANVGWWERLYAIVLVCWVGVAAWVLDRKLLSVATESPHGRPAAAPFDVPA; this is encoded by the coding sequence GTGAACCCGTCCGCTTCCCCGACCCAGCGCCGTTACGATCTCGACTGGATCCGGGTCGGCGCCTTCGGCCTGCTGATCCTGTATCATGTGGGCCTGGTCTACGGGGTCTATGACTGGCACATCCACAGCGCCCACACCTTCGAGTGGATGCGCGAGGCGATCCTGGTCACCAATCCCTGGCGGCTGACTCTGCTGTTTCTGGTGTCGGGCGCCGCCCTGCGGTTCATGACCTTCCGGCGCACCCCGCGCCAGGTCGCCCGCGCCCGGTTCGAGCGGCTGGTCCCGCCCCTGATCTTCGGCGCCCTGGTTCTGGTGCCGATCCAGTCGTGGATCGAGTCGATGGACAAGGGCGGCTGGCCCGGCGGCGTCGCCGGCTTCGTCGCTTGGCTAAGCCATGAGTTCGGCTGGAGTGGCCTCGCCGACGGCGTGCCGGTCAACCATCTGTGGTTCATCGTCTATATCGCCGTCTACAGCCTGATCGCCGTGGTCCTGTGGTGCCAGCCCGGCCTGATCGACCGACTGGGGAACGGGTTGGAAAAGGCGCTGACCGGCCCACGCCTGCTGGTCCTGCCGATCCTCTATCTGTTCGCCATCCGGTGGCTGCTCTTTCCCTGGTTCGGCCTGACCAACACTCTGCACAACGACTGGTACAATCACGCCCTGTCGCTGGTCGCCTTCCTGTTCGGCTTCAGCATCGTGGGGCGTGAGAGCCTGTGGCGCACGATGGAGCGGTATCGCTGGATCGCCCTGGCCCTGGCGGCCGTCGCCCTGCCGATCATGATGGTCCAGGTCTGGCATCCCGGCGCGCGGGCCTTCTGGGGCGTGCCCAAGGCCGCCGTTTACGGCATCGACCAATGGGCGGTGATCGTCGCCATCCTGGGCTTCGGCTATCGCCATCTGCGCGACCGGGGCGGCCCTGCGCTCAACTATCTGACCCAGGCCACCTTCCCCCTCTATCTGGCGCACCAGACGGTGCTGGTCGCGGCCGTCTGGATCATCCGACCGGCGAACCTGCCGGCGCCGGTCGAACTGCTGTCCCTGATCGCCGTCACCTTCGTCGGCAGCCTGGCGATCTATGAGGTCGTACGGCGCATCCCGGCCATTCGCCCCTTGTGGGGGCTGAAGCCGCTGGACGGCCGGCCCTGGCCGCTGGACCTTCAGGCCCTGCTGAAGCCGCAGATTCGCTATCACCGCCGTCGGCGACTGCTGGGCGTGGGCGTCGCAGCCCCGCTTCTGGCCCTGACGGTGGTCGCCGTGGCCATCCTCGCCTACCCCGGGTTCAACAATGCGACCCAGTATCTCAGCGAACTGGGCGGGGCGACGGCCAAGGCGCCGATCATCTTCAACGGCGGGGTCTTCGTCGCCGGCGTCATGGCCGGGCTGGCGGGGATCGGATTCGGCCTGGCCATCTACGCCCTGACCGGCGCGCGCGTCGCGGCCTGGGTCATCGCCATTGTCTTCATCCTGGCCGGCGGCGGCATGTCGGCCTCGACCCTGTGGCCCTGGCCCGATCCGCGCCACATGATCATCAACCTGGCCCTGGGCATCCAGCTGGCGCCGATGTTGCTGCTGTGGGGCCTGGCCAAACGCCGCGACGTGCCGCGCCTGAAGCTCTTTCTCGTCGTCACCTTCGTCGTCATGGCGATCCTGACGGTCCTCACCAAGCACCTCGTCTTCCCCGGCACGGTCAATGACGCCAACGTCGGCTGGTGGGAGCGTCTCTACGCCATCGTCCTGGTCTGCTGGGTGGGGGTTGCAGCCTGGGTCCTGGACCGTAAACTGCTGTCGGTCGCCACGGAGTCGCCGCACGGTCGCCCGGCTGCCGCCCCGTTCGACGTTCCGGCCTGA
- the uvrC gene encoding excinuclease ABC subunit UvrC, with translation MTEETPDSQLKAAALIADEARRAPDKPGVYRMYGEDGSCLYVGKAKSLKKRIIQYAQGRFHTQRIGLMVSQTRSMELVVTATETEALLLESNFIKKLKPRFNVVLRDDKSFAELMIRRDHRAPQVRKHRGAHTTPGDYFGPFASTWAVNRTLNTLQKAFLLRSCSDSVYETRTRPCMLHQIKRCSAPCTGLISLEDYGELVTEAEQFLRGKSRAVIGRLSKEMQAASDEMDFEQAARVRDRIRALSAIAMENSVSADSVAEGDVFALHSDGGQACVQVFFYRAGQNWGGRAYFPRVDKTDTDPEILAAFLGQFYEDKPIPRLILSNVRPHELELLEEAFSMKADRKVEIVRPMRGEKLALVDHALTNAREALGRRLAESSAQGKILDEVCEAFGLESRPERIEIYDNAHIQGTNAVGGMVVAGPEGFQKSQYRKFNIRGEDLTPGDDYGMMREVMRRRFARLVKDEEEGEDAVRPDLLLIDGGAGQLAEVLAVLADLGLDDIAVVGVAKGPDRDAGMEKFFMPGKPPFMLPLKSPALYYLQRLRDEAHRFANGAHAKRRSMDIKKNPLDEIEGVGPGRKKALLHAFGSAKGVSRASLADLVKVDGINQPLAERIHAFFRKS, from the coding sequence ATGACCGAGGAGACGCCTGATTCCCAACTGAAAGCCGCCGCCCTGATCGCCGACGAGGCGCGCCGGGCGCCGGACAAGCCGGGCGTCTATCGCATGTATGGCGAGGACGGGTCCTGCCTGTATGTCGGCAAGGCCAAGTCGCTGAAGAAGCGCATCATTCAGTATGCGCAAGGGCGTTTTCACACCCAGCGCATCGGCCTGATGGTGTCGCAGACCCGGTCGATGGAGCTGGTGGTCACCGCCACCGAGACCGAAGCCCTGCTGCTGGAATCCAACTTCATCAAGAAGCTGAAGCCCCGCTTCAACGTGGTGCTGCGCGACGACAAGTCCTTCGCCGAACTGATGATCCGCCGCGACCACCGCGCGCCCCAGGTCAGGAAGCATCGCGGCGCCCACACGACGCCCGGCGACTATTTCGGCCCGTTCGCCTCGACCTGGGCGGTCAACCGCACGCTGAACACCCTGCAGAAGGCCTTCCTGCTGCGGTCCTGTTCCGACAGCGTCTATGAGACCCGCACCCGTCCCTGCATGTTGCATCAGATCAAGCGCTGCTCTGCGCCGTGCACCGGCCTGATCAGCCTCGAGGACTACGGCGAACTGGTCACCGAGGCCGAGCAGTTCCTGCGCGGCAAGTCCCGCGCCGTCATCGGCCGCCTATCCAAGGAGATGCAGGCGGCGTCGGACGAGATGGACTTCGAACAGGCCGCCCGCGTGCGCGACCGCATCCGCGCCCTGTCGGCCATCGCCATGGAGAACTCCGTCAGCGCCGACAGCGTCGCCGAAGGCGACGTCTTCGCCCTGCATTCCGACGGCGGCCAAGCCTGCGTCCAGGTCTTCTTCTATCGCGCCGGCCAGAACTGGGGCGGCCGCGCCTATTTCCCGCGCGTGGACAAGACCGACACCGATCCCGAGATCCTGGCCGCCTTTCTGGGTCAGTTCTACGAGGACAAACCGATCCCGCGCCTGATCCTGTCCAACGTGCGCCCGCACGAGCTGGAACTGCTGGAAGAGGCCTTTTCGATGAAGGCCGACCGCAAGGTCGAGATCGTCCGCCCGATGCGCGGCGAGAAGCTGGCGCTGGTCGACCACGCCCTGACCAATGCGCGCGAGGCCCTGGGCCGCCGCCTGGCCGAAAGCTCGGCGCAGGGCAAGATTCTGGACGAGGTGTGCGAGGCCTTCGGACTGGAGAGCCGCCCCGAACGGATCGAAATCTACGACAACGCCCATATTCAAGGGACGAACGCGGTGGGCGGCATGGTCGTCGCCGGCCCCGAGGGCTTCCAGAAGTCGCAGTATCGCAAGTTCAACATCCGGGGCGAGGATCTGACGCCCGGCGACGACTACGGCATGATGCGCGAGGTCATGCGTCGCCGCTTCGCCCGCCTGGTCAAGGACGAGGAAGAGGGCGAGGACGCCGTCCGCCCCGACCTGCTTCTGATCGACGGCGGCGCGGGGCAGTTGGCCGAGGTGCTGGCCGTCCTGGCCGACCTGGGTCTGGACGACATCGCCGTGGTCGGCGTGGCCAAGGGGCCGGACCGCGACGCGGGGATGGAGAAGTTCTTCATGCCCGGCAAACCGCCCTTCATGCTGCCGCTGAAGTCGCCGGCCCTCTACTACCTGCAGCGGCTCCGCGACGAGGCCCACCGCTTCGCCAACGGCGCCCACGCCAAGCGCCGCTCGATGGACATCAAGAAGAATCCGCTGGACGAGATCGAAGGCGTCGGCCCCGGCCGCAAGAAGGCCCTGCTGCACGCCTTCGGCTCGGCCAAGGGCGTCAGCCGCGCCTCGTTGGCCGACCTGGTCAAGGTCGACGGCATCAACCAACCTCTCGCCGAACGCATCCACGCCTTCTTCCGTAAAAGCTGA